A stretch of Pseudomonadota bacterium DNA encodes these proteins:
- a CDS encoding nitrous oxide-stimulated promoter family protein: MTMSTKDEAYTLKLMLVMYCREHHGVAEDLCENCRELLAYAAGRLARCPLGDRRTTCGKCPIHCYRPDMKESIVKVMRYAGPRMARHHPWLALKHFWRARFSRRGGVN, encoded by the coding sequence ATGACCATGAGCACGAAGGATGAAGCCTACACCTTGAAACTGATGTTGGTCATGTATTGCCGGGAGCATCATGGCGTTGCTGAAGATTTATGTGAAAATTGCCGGGAACTACTGGCTTACGCCGCAGGCCGCCTGGCCCGCTGCCCACTGGGTGATCGGCGGACGACCTGCGGCAAATGTCCGATTCACTGTTACCGCCCGGACATGAAAGAAAGCATAGTCAAGGTGATGCGTTACGCCGGGCCGCGGATGGCCCGGCATCATCCCTGGTTGGCGCTGAAACATTTTTGGCGGGCTCGCTTTAGTCGGCGCGGGGGCGTCAACTGA